The DNA segment ATCTGCGTCGTCAATGGCGCGCACTATACGGAGGGTCTTTTGGGGTGTAAACCCCTGTTGGCAAAAAATATGATTTTTTTTACCAGCGGTGGTCAAAATGGCTTTCGGACGGCAGATCATGGCATCAGTTGCGCCTTATATAGCCGGAAATTTCCCGTTTCATGGCGCCTATGCCAAACTAACCCGCATATAGACAAGGTGAAAACTCTCTAATGGCCGATTGGCAGTCCCTCGATCCCGAGGCCGCTCGTGAAGCGGAAAAATACGAAAACCCTATTCCTAGCCGCGAACTGATCCTGGCGCATCTCGCCGATCGTGGTTCGCCGGCTGCCCGCGAACAACTGGTCGAAGAGTTCGGTCTGACCACCGAAGACCAGATTGAAGCCCTGCGCCGCCGTCTGCGCGCCATGGAACGCGACGCTCAACTGATCTACACCCGCCGTGGCACCTATGCGCCGGTGGACAAGCTGGATCTGATCCTCGGTCGCATCAGCGGTCACCGTGACGGTTTCGGCTTCCTGGTGCCGGACGACGGCAGCGACGACCTGTTCATGAGCCCGGCGCAAATGCGTCTGGTGTTCGATGGCGACCGTGCGCTGGCCCGCGTTTCCGGCCTCGACCGTCGCGGTCGTCGCGAGGGTGTGATCGTTGAGGTTGTGTCCCGCGCTCACGAAACCATCGTCGGTCGTTACTTCGAAGAAGGCGGCATCGGTTTTGTGGTTGCCGACAACCCGAAGATCCAGCAGGAAGTGCTGGTCACGCCGGGCCGCAACGCCAACGCGCAGATCGGTCAGTTCGTCGAGGTGAAAATCACCCACTGGCCGACGCCACGCTTCCAGCCGCAAGGCGATGTGGTCGAAGTGGTCGGCAACTACATGGCGCCGGGCATGGAAATCGATGTTGCCCTGCGTACCTACGACATTCCGCACGTCTGGCCTGAAGCCGTACTGAAGGAAGCCGGCAAGCTCAAGCCGGAAGTCGAAGAAAAAGACAAAGAGAAGCGCGTCGATCTGCGTCACCTGCCGTTCGTCACTATCGACGGCGAAGATGCCCGCGACTTCGATGATGCGGTTTACTGCGAAGCCAAGCCGGGCAAGCTGCGCCTGTTCTCCGGCGGCTGGAAGTTGTACGTGGCGATTGCCGACGTTTCCAGCTACGTGAAAATCGGCTCGGCGCTGGACAACGAAGCGCAGGTGCGCGGCAACTCGGTGTACTTCCCCGAGCGTGTGATCCCGATGCTGCCGGAGCAACTGTCCAACGGCCTGTGCTCGCTGAACCCGCATGTAGATCGTCTGGCCATGGTCTGCGAGATGACCATCTCCAAGTCTGGCGAAATGACCGACTACTGCTTCTATGAGGCGGTGATTCACTCCCACGCCCGTCTGACCTACAACAAGGTCAGCGCGATGCTGGAAACGCCCAAGGTGGCCGAAGCGCGCAAACTGCGCGGCGAGTACACCGACGTCGTACCGCACCTGAAGCAGCTTTATGCGCTGTACAAAGTGCTGTTGGCAGCCCGCCACGTACGTGGCGCGATCGATTTCGAAACGCAGGAAACCCGGATCATCTTCGGTTCCGAGCGCAAGATCGCCGAAATCCGTCCGACCATCCGCAACGATGCGCACAAGCTGATCGAGGAATGCATGCTGGCGGCCAACGTGGCCACCGCCGAATTCCTCAAGAAGCACGAAATTCCTGCGTTGTATCGCGTTCACGCCGGTCCGCCGCCGGAGCGTCTGGAAAAACTGCGCGCGTTCCTGGGCGAGCTTGGCCTGTCCCTGCACAAAGGCAAGGACGGTCCGTCACCGAAGGACTACCAGGCCTTGCTGGCGGGCATCAAGGATCGTCCGGATTTCCATCTGATCCAGACCGTCATGCTGCGCTCGCTGAGTCAGGCGGTGTACAGCGCTGAAAACGACGGCCACTTCGGCCTGAATTACGAAGCCTATACCCACTTCACTTCGCCGATCCGTCGTTATCCGGACCTGCTGACGCACCGCGCGATCCGCAGCGTGATCCATTCGAAGCAGGATACCCCGCACGTTCGCCGTGCCGGTGCGATGACCATTCCGAAGGCGCGCATCTATCCATACGACGAGGCAGCGCTGGAGCAGCTCGGCGAGCAGTGCTCGATGAGCGAGCGCCGCGCCGACGAAGCGACCCGCGACGTAGTGAACTGGCTCAAGTGCGAGTTCATGAAGGACCGCGTCGGTGAGTCGTTCCCGGGCGTGATCACCGCAGTGACCGGTTTTGGTCTGTTCGTCGAGCTGACCGACATTTATGTCGAGGGGCTGGTCCACGTCACGGCGCTGCCGGGCGATTACTACCACTTCGATCCCGTGCATCACCGTTTGGCGGGCGAGCGCACTGGGCGCAGCTTCCGTCTTGGCGATACGGTTGAAGTGCGGGTCATGCGCGTCGACCTCGACGAGCGCAAGATCGACTTCGAGATGGCGGAAAAAACCATCAGCGCGCCGATCGGCCGCAAAAAGCGGGGCGCTGAAACCGCCGTACCGGCTGCCAAGGCTGCTGAAGACAAGGCACCGTCGAAAAGCGCCAGCCGTCGTCCGGCCAAGGAAAAAGCAGCAGAAGCCTATCGCCCGAGCGATGCCGTGGCGAAAAACGCCGAGCTGCGTAAAAGCCGCGAAATGAAGAAGGCCTTGCTCGCCGATGCAAAAAGCGGTGGTAAAGCGGCGTCTGGGGGAAAGACCGGACGGTCGGCGCCTGAAAAGGCTTCCGGCGGCAAGCCAGCCAAACCGAGCAAGCACCGCAAGGGCCCGCCAAAAGCGGGTTCCGCTCCAGCCAAAAGTGGCGGAGCCCGTAAACCGAAGGCGAAGTCATGAGTCAGTTGGAAAAAATCTACGGCGTTCACGCGGTAGAAGCGTTGCTGCGTCACCACCCAAAACGCGTCAAGCAGATCTGGCTGGCGGAAAGCCGCAACGATCCACGGGTGCAGACCCTGGTTGAGCTGGCTAACGAAAATCGTGTTCAGGTCGGCCAGGCCGAGCGCCGCGAAATGGACGCCTGGGTCGAAGGCGTCCATCAAGGTGTGGTAGCGGAAGTGAGCCCGAGCCAGGTCTGGGGCGAAGCGATGCTCGACGAGTTGCTCGATCGCACCGAAGGCGCGCCGCTGCTGCTGGTGCTCGACGGCGTGACCGATCCGCACAACCTCGGCGCCTGCCTGCGCTCGGCCGATGCGGCCGGCGCGCTGGCAGTCATCGTACCGAAAGACAAGTCGGCGACTTTGACGCCCGTGGTGCGCAAAGTCGCCTGCGGTGCGGCGGAAGTGATTCCGCTGGTGGCGGTGACCAACCTCGCCCGTACGCTGGAGAAACTTCAGCAGCGCGGTTTGTGGGTGGTCGGTACGGCGGGCGAGGCCGAGGTCAGCATTTATGACCAGGACCTGACCGGCCCGACCATCCTGATCATGGGCGCCGAAGGCAAAGGCATGCGTCGCCTGACTCGCGAGCACTGCGACTATCTGGTAAACCTGCCGATGGCCGGTAGCGTCAGCAGTCTCAACGTCTCGGTCGCCACCGGCGTATGTCTGTTCGAAGCCCAGCGCCAGCGTGGCGCCAAAGCGCGCGCTTCGCGCAAGCCATAAGTCATAAGCTGCGAGCTTCAAGTGAAAAGCGGTCCGCTTGTAGCTTGTAGCTTGTAGCTTGTAGCTTGTAGCTTGTAGCTGCTGTTCATTTATTCACCAATTACCTTGCACCCCCGCAGTCCCTTCTCTACAATTGCGCCCCTTGCTGTGGCGGCAGGCACGCATGTGCCCCGGGCCGGCAAGTCCATAAGTGTCATTCACTCCTTGTCTGACCGTTTTTGAGCGGCAGGCTACAACCCGTAAGGAGCATTCATGCGTCATTACGAAATCATCTTTCTGGTCCACCCGGATCAGAGCGAGCAAGTCGGCGGCATGGTTGAGCGTTACACCAAGCTGATCGAAGAAGACGGCGGCAAAATCCACCGTCTGGAAGATTGGGGCCGTCGTCAACTGGCCTACGCAATCAACAATGTTCACAAGGCTCACTACGTGATGCTGAACGTTGAGTGCACTGGCAAGGCCCTGGCCGAGCTGGAAGACAACTTCCGCTACAACGATGCAGTGATCCGTAACCTGGTCATCCGTCGCGACGAAGCCGTTACCGGCCAGTCCGAGATGCTCAAGGCTGAAGAAAACCGCAGTGAGCGCCGTGAGCGTCGCGACCGTCCTGAGCACGAAGGCGCCGAAGGCACCGACAGTGATGACAGCGACAACAGCGATAACGCTGACGAGTAATCCACGGACCTTATTAAGGAGCCTATCAAATGGCACGTTTCTTCCGTCGTCGTAAATTCTGCCGCTTCACCGCTGAAGACGTGAAAGAGATCGATTACAAAGATCTCAACACTCTGAAAGCCTACGTATCCGAGACCGGCAAAATCGTTCCAAGCCGTATCACCGGTACCAAAGCTCGTTATCAGCGTCAGCTGGCCACCGCTATCAAGCGCGCCCGCTTCCTGGC comes from the Pseudomonas granadensis genome and includes:
- the rnr gene encoding ribonuclease R, with product MADWQSLDPEAAREAEKYENPIPSRELILAHLADRGSPAAREQLVEEFGLTTEDQIEALRRRLRAMERDAQLIYTRRGTYAPVDKLDLILGRISGHRDGFGFLVPDDGSDDLFMSPAQMRLVFDGDRALARVSGLDRRGRREGVIVEVVSRAHETIVGRYFEEGGIGFVVADNPKIQQEVLVTPGRNANAQIGQFVEVKITHWPTPRFQPQGDVVEVVGNYMAPGMEIDVALRTYDIPHVWPEAVLKEAGKLKPEVEEKDKEKRVDLRHLPFVTIDGEDARDFDDAVYCEAKPGKLRLFSGGWKLYVAIADVSSYVKIGSALDNEAQVRGNSVYFPERVIPMLPEQLSNGLCSLNPHVDRLAMVCEMTISKSGEMTDYCFYEAVIHSHARLTYNKVSAMLETPKVAEARKLRGEYTDVVPHLKQLYALYKVLLAARHVRGAIDFETQETRIIFGSERKIAEIRPTIRNDAHKLIEECMLAANVATAEFLKKHEIPALYRVHAGPPPERLEKLRAFLGELGLSLHKGKDGPSPKDYQALLAGIKDRPDFHLIQTVMLRSLSQAVYSAENDGHFGLNYEAYTHFTSPIRRYPDLLTHRAIRSVIHSKQDTPHVRRAGAMTIPKARIYPYDEAALEQLGEQCSMSERRADEATRDVVNWLKCEFMKDRVGESFPGVITAVTGFGLFVELTDIYVEGLVHVTALPGDYYHFDPVHHRLAGERTGRSFRLGDTVEVRVMRVDLDERKIDFEMAEKTISAPIGRKKRGAETAVPAAKAAEDKAPSKSASRRPAKEKAAEAYRPSDAVAKNAELRKSREMKKALLADAKSGGKAASGGKTGRSAPEKASGGKPAKPSKHRKGPPKAGSAPAKSGGARKPKAKS
- the rlmB gene encoding 23S rRNA (guanosine(2251)-2'-O)-methyltransferase RlmB, which translates into the protein MSQLEKIYGVHAVEALLRHHPKRVKQIWLAESRNDPRVQTLVELANENRVQVGQAERREMDAWVEGVHQGVVAEVSPSQVWGEAMLDELLDRTEGAPLLLVLDGVTDPHNLGACLRSADAAGALAVIVPKDKSATLTPVVRKVACGAAEVIPLVAVTNLARTLEKLQQRGLWVVGTAGEAEVSIYDQDLTGPTILIMGAEGKGMRRLTREHCDYLVNLPMAGSVSSLNVSVATGVCLFEAQRQRGAKARASRKP
- the rpsR gene encoding 30S ribosomal protein S18: MARFFRRRKFCRFTAEDVKEIDYKDLNTLKAYVSETGKIVPSRITGTKARYQRQLATAIKRARFLALLAYTDSHGR
- the rpsF gene encoding 30S ribosomal protein S6 is translated as MRHYEIIFLVHPDQSEQVGGMVERYTKLIEEDGGKIHRLEDWGRRQLAYAINNVHKAHYVMLNVECTGKALAELEDNFRYNDAVIRNLVIRRDEAVTGQSEMLKAEENRSERRERRDRPEHEGAEGTDSDDSDNSDNADE